A window from Zingiber officinale cultivar Zhangliang chromosome 7A, Zo_v1.1, whole genome shotgun sequence encodes these proteins:
- the LOC122002573 gene encoding heat stress transcription factor A-4b-like, whose product MEMEGSGSRGSSNSPPPFLVKTYDMVDDPSTDSVVSWSASNASFVVWNAPEFARDLLPRYFKHNNFSSFVRQLNTYGFRKVDPDQWEFANEDFVRGQRHLLKNIYRRKPIHSHSLNSSFDKQELEEEIEKLKQEKRRLWNEIQRHTQKQFGLECQMQSLEERLQVVGNRQKGLMSFMARIIQNPVFLSDLVQHSDFHTKKRKLPRIDYLNEDICAEEQQVETFQATSREHAFDMEPFEKMESSLNSLENFFRGVSQASGDDMPYDTLVPCLPSNVIISEMNASSGETDVDPQLKLQHSSSPPLENIQSSPETPANEKEVDSGNRFSEIDVNLEPDSTEIDSSRDIGSAISAVPTGKNDVFWEQFLTEIPGSHDTKDAEPAVTDY is encoded by the exons ATGGAGATGGAAGGGAGCGGCTCTCGCGGCAGTTCGAACTCGCCGCCGCCGTTCCTCGTCAAGACGTACGATATGGTGGACGACCCGTCGACGGACTCCGTCGTCTCGTGGAGCGCTAGCAACGCGAGCTTCGTCGTCTGGAATGCGCCGGAGTTCGCCAGGGATTTGCTACCGAGGTACTTCAAGCACAATAATTTCTCCAGCTTCGTCCGGCAGCTCAACACTTAT GGCTTCAGAAAAGTAGATCCTGATCAGTGGGAGTTTGCAAATGAGGATTTTGTACGAGGACAGAGACACCTCCTGAAGAACATATACCGACGCAAGCCGATCCATAGCCATTCGCTGAATTCTTCATTCGACAAACAAGAGCTCGAGGAAGAGATCGAGAAGCTTAAGCAAGAGAAGCGCAGGCTTTGGAACGAGATCCAGAGGCATACACAGAAGCAGTTTGGATTAGAATGCCAAATGCAGTCTTTGGAGGAAAGGTTGCAGGTCGTCGGAAACCGACAGAAGGGTTTGATGTCATTCATGGCCCGAATCATACAAAACCCTGTTTTCCTTTCTGACCTCGTGCAACACTCTGATTTTCACACCAAGAAGAGGAAATTGCCGAGGATAGACTACTTGAACGAGGATATTTGCGCCGAAGAACAGCAGGTTGAAACTTTCCAGGCCACCTCGAGGGAGCATGCATTCGACATGGAGCCATTCGAGAAGATGGAGTCATCTCTGAATTCTTTGGAGAATTTCTTCAGAGGTGTTAGTCAAGCATCCGGGGATGACATGCCCTACGACACACTCGTTCCTTGCCTGCCATCGAACGTGATCATCTCCGAGATGAATGCCTCATCAGGAGAGACTGATGTGGATCCGCAATTGAAACTTCAGCATTCTTCTTCACCTCCCTTAGAAAACATACAATCATCACCAGAAACTCCCGCAAACGAAAAAGAAGTGGACTCCGGCAACAGATTTTCGGAAATTGATGTGAATTTGGAGCCAGATTCTACCGAGATCGATTCATCAAGAGATATTGGGAGCGCAATCTCTGCGGTGCCTACGGGGAAGAACGATGTGTTCTGGGAACAATTTCTCACAGAGATTCCAGGTTCCCACGATACGAAAGATGCCGAGCCGGCGGTAACTGATTATTAG